The Vreelandella piezotolerans genomic interval TCAGCACGCTCATCCACTGTAGATTTTCGAACGGCAGCAATTCTTCAGGATTTTGCGGCAGCAAGCTCGCCGAACGCACGTCGACGATCCGTGTGGTCATGTCCGCCCGTTCCAACTGACGGCCCAGCTTGATGAACGTACGCGCCGGGCCGTGGCTCAAGGTGCCTTCGATGAGCCCTGTTAGCGTTTGGCAGCCTCGAATGACGTTTTTCAAAAATGCATCCCGACGCCGAGGGCTCACGCCGTTCTCCGCGTGATCCGCCACGCTGAGATAGAGCTGGTTGACCTCTTCCCAAATCTCTCGGGGCACCACGTCCCGCGTGGTGCGCAGGTTTTCTCTGGCGCTGGCGAGCGCCGAGAGAATCGAGCTGCCGTTTTCGGCATCGGCGCACAAAAAGTGCATCACACTTCGCTCATCGAAACTGGTATGCCGAGCGTTGAAGGCATCCAGCGTCCCGGTCATTTCGATCAGCGGCGCCCAGCCCAGCGGTAAATGGCGTGGCAAATCCAGCATCAGGTGCGTATTGACGCTCAATAACCGTGCGGTGTCTTCGGCACGCTCGATGTAGCGAGCCATCCAATAGAGGTTTTCAGCAACGCGTGACAGCATGGCGCTAGGCTCCTTTCTGCTCAGCGGCACCCGCCGCGTTCTCGTCGGTTTCGACGATCCAGGTGTCTTTACTCCCGCCCCCTTGGGACGAATTGACCACCAGCGACCCTTCGACCAGTGCCACGCGGGTCAACCCACCAGTGGTTACATGGGTTTCCGGTCCCGAGAGGATGAACGGGCGAAGGTCGACATGGCGGGGCTGAGGCAAACCGTTGGCCAGCGTTGGCGTAGTGGAAAGTGCCAGTGTCGGTTGGGCCATATAGTTACGCGGATTTTCATTGATCAAGCGCGCAAACTCGTCCCGCGTTTCTTTGGTGGAGCGCGGTCCGATCAGCATGCCGTAACCACCGGATTCATTGGCGGGTTTTACCACCAGCTCGTCCAAATGATCGAGCACGTACTGGCGGTCCTCGTCGAACATACAGAGATAACTCGGCACGTTCGGCAGCAGTGGCTCTTGATCCAGGTAGTAACGAATCAACTCAGGGACGAAGGCGTAAACGACTTTGTCGTCGGCGACGCCCGCCCCGGGCGCGTTGGCCAGCGCGACGTTGCCCGCCCGCCAAGCGCGCATCAATCCCGGCACGCCCAGCATGGAGTGCGGATTGAACGCCTCGGGGTCGAGAAACTCATCGTCTACGCGGCGGTAGATCACATCGACACGGCGCAAGCCCTCTACCGTGCGCATGTAGACCACATCGTCGTCATCGACCAGCATATCGCTGCCCTGCACCAGCTCGACCCCCATTTGCTGCGCTAGGTAGGCGTGTTCGAAATAGGCAGAGTTATAGATGCCAGGCGTCAGCACCACTACCTGCGGGTCGTCGCCCGGACGGGGCGACATGGCCGCCAGCATGTCGTACAGCTGCGCGACATAGTCGTCCACTGGCAAGATCTTGCCCGAGGCGAAAAGCTCCGGTAACACGCGCTTGGTGACGTTGCGGTTTTCCAGCATGTACGAAACGCCCGACGGGATACGCAAGTTGTCTTCCAACACGTAAAGCATGCCATCGCCGCCGCGCACCAAGTCAGATCCGCAAATATGGGCCCACACGCCGTGGGGCGGATTGATGCCCACACACTGAGGTCGAAAATTGGCCGACTGAGCCAATACTTCGGCGGGCAACACTTTATCTTTGACGACTTTTTGCTCGTGATAGAGATCATCGATGAACAAGTTCAGCGCTTGTACGCGCTGCTTTAAACCCGCCTCGGTTTTTCGCCACTCATTGGCCGGAATGATGCGGGGAACGATATCGAAAGGCCAGGCGCGATCGATCATCGCCCCTTCTGAATAAACGGTAAACGTGATGCCCATCGTTCGAATGGCAATTTCTGCCGCAGTTTTACGTTCAGCTAGCTCTTCCGCACTAAATCGCGCCAACATGTGACATAACTCGTCCGCAGAAGCACGAGGCTTGCCTGGCGCCGCCAACAGCTCGTCGTAAAAGTCACGGCACGCATAGTTATTCCAATCTACTTGGCTCATGGGCGCTCTCCTGGCGCTAGGGTGGAAGCGGCAACTTCCTTAATTCAGTAGTGTAGGCCTGCCGCGTGCAATGTACGTAGCAACTGGACCATATAAACACGCAAAACTCGCGCCATATTCCCCGCTATTTCAACGCTCAATTGGCGCTTAGCGTTTACTCTTCTCTTTGTATGGCTTGGTTGGCACAACTTTTATACATGAAAGAAATTAACATTCATTTTTTAGCACTTAATCGTTATTAGAGCACCAAAATAGTGCATACCAGTTATCGATTATGGTGCGATGACAATTTTCCACACTCTTTAAACGCCATTACTCATATTGCAGCTGCAAAATAGTTCAACTCCAACGATACTTCTGGGTACTTATTTTCTTCACCGACGCGCTATGCGGAATACGCACGGTGACTTTTAGCTTTCTTTGAGGGTGGCTCATGACCATTCGCGTTGCCTTGCATCACCGCACGACCTATCGCTTCGACCGCCCCGTCAAGCTCTCGCCCCATGTGATTCGCCTGCGTCCGGCCCCCCACTGCCGTACCCATATCGACGCCTATTCACTGAATATTTCAGGCGACGACCATTTCTTGAATTGGCAGCAGGATCCGTTCGGTAACTTCAATGCCCGCGTGGTGTTCCCCGAGCCACGTAAAGAGCTCACCATTGCCGTCGAACTCGTGGCCCCCATGACGGTGATCAACCCGTTCGATTTCTTTTTGGATGACGTCGCCCAAAAGATTCCGTTCACCTATCCCGACGAACTCAGCAAAGAGCTTGGCCCCTACCTAGAGGTAACCGAAGCGGGACCGCGACTCCTGGACTGGTTGAAAGACGTCTCTCTCGAACCGACCACCAGCGTCGATTTCCTCGTCGCCCTCAATCAGCGCCTGCAAAAGGACATCAGTTATTTGGTGCGTATGGAGCCTGGGGTACAAAGCTGTGAAGAGACGCTGACTCTGGCGAGCGGCTCCTGCCGCGACAGCGCTTGGCTATTGGTACAAATACTGCGTCATCTAGGCTTGGCGGCACGCTTCGTGTCGGGTTATTTGATTCAACTGACACCGGATGTGAAAGCGCTGGATGGTCCTAGCGGCACCGACGTGGACTTTACCGACCTCCACGCCTGGACCGAAGTCTTCCTGCCCGGCGCTGGCTGGGTAGGACTGGACCCCACCTCTGGCCTGTTTGCAGGCGAAGGTCATATTCCACTCGCCGCTACGCCTACGACCGGCAGCGCCGCCGCCATCACTGGCTTTTCCGATAAGTGCGAGGTGGAGTTCGACGTCGAGATGCGCGTCGAGCGCATTCATGAAGACCCGCGCGTCACCAAACCCTATAGCGAGCAGCAGTGGCAACGCATTCTGACGCTGGGCGACGAGGTTGACCAAGCGCTCAACCAGCAAGACGTTCGACTGACCATGGGCGGCGAACCGACGTTCGTTTCCATCGACGACATGGAGAGCCCTCAGTGGAACACCGAAGCCTTGGGGGAGCACAAACGTGAACGCGCCGAAGCGCTATTGTCGCGCCTGCAGGCCGCCTACGCCCCTGGCAGCGTGATTCAGCAGCAGCAGGGCAAGTGGTATCCTGGCGAGCCGCTGCCCCGCTGGGCGCTGGCCTGCTACTGGCGTAAAGATGGGGTGCCGCTATGGCGCGACCCAAGCTGGCTGGCCTGCATGGAAGGTGCCCCCGACGTGGTGGCCGACGACACCATGGCTCAGCGCTTTACTCAAGCGCTGAGCGAACGTCTGGGTGTGGCTCAGCGCTGCTGGATTCCTGCCTATGAGGATGCTTACTACTATTTGTGGAAAGAGCAAACGCTGCCGGTCAACGTAGACCCACGCAAAGCCGATTTGAAAGATGACGCCGAGCGCCGACGCCTTGCCCGCCTGCTGGAGCAGGATCTGAGCTCGGTCGTTGGCTATGCGCTGCCACTGCGCCACTCGATTGCCCAGTCACACCGTTGGGAGAGCGGACGCTGGCCGCTGAAACGCGACCACCTTTTCCTGGTACCCGGGGACTCGCCCATGGGGTTACGCCTTCCGCTCTCTGCCCTGCCCTGGGCCGACCCGGAAGACCAGCCCCAACCGCAGTCGCTGTTTGCTCCTCGCCCGGCGCTGGGCGACATTCACGGAGAGGTGGCGCGTCGTAACGCCGAACAGCACCGCTTCACCAGTGCTGAGCGCCTGGGCCAAAGCACCCATCCAAGCCATAGCCACCCGGAAGGCGAATCGGTACAGCAGCAACCTAGCGCCGAGGAGGATCGGGAGCACAAGATCATCCACACGAGTCTGTGCGTCGAACCCCGTGAAGGCAGGCTGCATATTTTTTTGCCGCCGCTGACTCAACTCGAGCACTACCTCGACCTGCTCAGCAGTATCGAAGCGTGCGCCCGCGAACTTGCCTGCCCGGTCATGATCGAAGGCTACGCGCCGCCGCGCGATCCGCGGCTGGAAAGTTTCCAGATCACTCCCGACCCAGGCGTCATCGAAGTCAACATCATGCCTGCCGCCAGTTGGCAAACTCTGGTGGCACAAACCGAGCGTCTCTACGATGAAGCACGCCAAGCGCGGTTAGGCACCGAAAAGTTCATGCTGGACGGTCGCCATACCGGTACCGGCGGCGGCAACCACGTCACTTTGGGCGGGATCACGCCGGACGATTCGCCGTTCTTGCGTCGCCCCGACCTGTTGGCCAGTCTGGTCACCTACTGGCAGCATCATCCCAGCCTGTCGTATCTTTTCTCGGGGCTGTTCATTGGCCCTACCAGCCAAGCACCGCGCGTCGATGAAGCGCGCCACGAAGCGCTCTACGAGCTGGAAATCGCTCTGCAGCAAATGCCCGAAGGCGAAGTAGTGCAACCCTGGCTGGTCGACCGCCTGCTGCGTCACTTGCTGACCGACTTGACCGGCAATACACACCGTGCCGAGTTCTGTATCGATAAACTCTACTCGCCGGACAGCGACAGCGGACGCCTGGGCCTATTGGAGCTGCGCGGCTTCGAAATGCCTCCCCACGCGCGAATGGGCTTAATGCAGATGCTGCTGATTCGCGCGCTGGTCGCCCGCTGTTGGAAAACGCCCTACCGTGGCAAGCCGGTGCGCTGGGGAAGCGCGCTACAAGACCGCTGGATGCTGCCCCACTACTTGTGGGAAGACCTGAACGACGTGCTCAGCGACCTGCGTCATCACGGATTCGACTTCGAGCTAGACTGGTTTGCGCCGTTCTTGGAGTTCCGATTCCCGGTGCACGGCCGTTTGCATACGCCGATGCTCTCGATCGAGCTTCGCCAAGCCATCGAGCCCTGGCACGTCCTCGGCGAAGAAGCGACTGCAGGCGGCACCGCGCGCTACGTCGACTCCTCGGTAGAGCGCTTGGAAGTCAAAGTCAGCGGCATGAGCGGTGATCGTTACGTCGTCACCTGTAACGGCCGCCCCGTGCCACTTACCGCCACCGGGCGTAATGGCGAAGCCGTGGCCGGCGTTCGTTATCGCGCCTGGCAGCCACCCTCGGCGCTGCACCCGCAAATCCCCATTCACGCACCACTAGTGTTCGATGTCATCGACACCTGGAACCAACGTTCAGTAGCCGGCTGCACTTACTATGTGGTACACCCCACAGGACGTAGCTTCGAGACCTTCCCTGTCAATGCGTTCGAAGCCGAAGCCCGCCGTTTGGGACGCTTCAGCGACAGTGGCCACCGCCATGGCTTTCAGGCCCCCGTACCGGAAAGGGCGAGCCAGGAGCTGCCTTGCACGCTCGATTTGCGCTGGAGCCCACGCTGATGGATGAAGAGTGCTTCCTTATCTGCGCTAGCTACAGGATAATCCGCCCCCTACTCGCTTAGGACAATCAGGATCATGACCGCCCCTGTCTCTCCCTCACTGCTCGGGCTCGGCGCTGCCGGGCTGGTTGAGGACTACACGAATCAGCTAGGCAAGGGACAGCCCGGCACGTTTGATGCGATGCTCGACCGACAGGGGCAGTTGCGCCCCGGCTGGCAGAGCCTGCTCTGTGCCTTGGAAGCACTCGGCGCGGATGGCCGTTATCAGCAGCATGAAGAGATTCAGCGCCTGCTGGCAGAGAACGGCGTGATCTTTAACATGCACGAAGACACTCAGGGCCGCTCTTGGCGGCTCGATCCGCTTCCCTGGGTGATCGATCAGGTGCAGTGGCAAGCACTAGAGGTCGGCTTGACCCAGCGCACGCGCCTGTTCAATGCGCTCTACGACGATATTTATGGCCCGCGCACACTGTTCGATGCAGGGCTTCTTCCTACGCAGGCCATTCTCGCTTCGCCCCACTTTTTACTGCCTTGCCATGGCTCGCAACCCAGCGACCGTCCATCGATCAGCTTTCACGGTATCGATGTCATTCAAGATATCGATGGGCGTTGGCGGGTGATGGGCGATCGCCTACAGGCGCCGTCTGGCACTGGCTTCGCGCTGGAGAACCGCATACTCATGGCCCGCGCGCTGCCGGAAATGTATCGAAACGCCCCACTCAAGCGGCTGGCGGGCTTTTTGGACAAATATCACCGTACGTTGACCGCGCTGGCCTACCAGCACCGTGACAATCCCACGATCGTGCTGCTCACCCCCGGCCCAGGCAGCCCACGCTACTTCGAGCACGCCTATTTGGCGAACTATCTCAATATCGATCTCGCCGAAGGCCAGGACATGGTGGTACGCGATAGCCAGTTATGGCTACGTACCTTAGGAGGCCTGCAACCCGTGGATGTGGTGCTGCGCCACTGCGACGACGCTTACTGCGATCCGCTCGAACTACGCGGCGACTCTCAACTCGGCGTGCCTGGATTGCTACAAGCCACTCGCGCCAGCGGCGTGGCCATGTCGAATGCACTCGGCGTTGGCGTGTTGGAAATGGCCGAGCTGGCCGACTATCTCCCTGCCTTATGCCAGCATCTACTCGGTGAGGAATTGCTGCTGCCTAGTGCCGATGCCAGTACCCAACCAGCATCGGCCCCAGTGTTCGATGCCAACATGCAGCGGTTATCCCCCGCAACGCTGAACTTACGCTGCTTCGTTACACGAATGCCTGGCAGCATCGCGACCCAACGTCCGCAGCCTAGTGACTATCATGTCATGCCCGGCGGCCTGGCGTGGGTTGGCTCCCCGGGCTCACCATCGTTAAGCAGCCCGATCGTCAAAGATGTCTGGGTCACCGCGAATACGCCCCAACCCCATGTCAGCCAGCTACGCCAAGCGCGTGGCCCGGTGGTCGCCACCCGCGATGGCACCGACTTGCCCAGTCGGGTGGCCGAAAGTCTATTTTGGCTGGGACGCTACGGCGAACGGTTGGATGCCCGCGCCCGCTTGCTGCGCGAAGCGCTGCTGCGTTTAATGGAGTACGACCAGGACGAGATCGCGGATCAACTGCTAGATGAGCTGCTGCTAGCCCTCGATATCACCACGCTCGACCATGAAGGGAAGAGCACCAAGCCGCCCCTAGTGGGCTTTGCGCAAAAGCGCACGGCGCTGCTGACCCAGTTCGATGAGCGCGACGCTCAAGCCCTGCAGCCACTGTTCGCCCAAATGCTGCGTAACGCTCGCAGCGTGCGCGAACATCTGGGAGATGACTCCTGGCGAGTGGTACACCAACTGCGACAGCGGGTAGACACGTTCAACCCGAGCCTGGGTGCCAGCGCGGCGCGGCGTGCCTGCGAAGGGCTGTCGGCGCAAATTGCCGCCTTTTTTGGCTTGTGCAACGAAACCATGCCCCACCATTACGGCTGGCGTTTCATGGACATTGGCCGCTTCCTGGATCGCGTGTTAGGCCTGCTGTCGCTGCTCAAACTCACTCTCAACGCTCCCCACTCACCGGGGCTGGCGCTATGGGAGGTGGTGCTCGCCACCACCGATAACTTTACGGCCTACCGGCGACGCTACCGAAGCGAGCTGCACCCCGAAGCGATTCTTGACCTGCTGCTCTTCGACGAAACCAACCCGCGCTCGGTGGGCTACATGCTCAAACGTCTGGAACGGCAGATGGATCGGCTGCCCGGCAGCTCGTCGCCCTACCGAAATGCCGAGCGACGTTTGCTCATTCAAGCCAACGCCGCTCTGCATCTCGCCGACATCGACCGAATTAGCCACTTGGCCGATACTCCAGATGCGCAGGCCGCGCTGGAGCAACTGTTGGACGAGCTGATTGCGCCGCTCAATGCGCTCTCTGATGCCATTAGCCACAGCCACTTCAGCCACGTGGAACGGCCGCGCCAACTTGTCAGCATGGAGCCCGACGAATGAACTACACCTTGCGGCACACCACACGCTACCACTACAGCGCACCGGTGACGCTCTGTCATAGCGAGGCCCGGGTACTGCCACGTAAAACCCAGCACCAGCAGTGTGGTGCCTCGGAACTGACGATCAGCCCAATGCCTCAGGTGCAGGCCGAGCGCCGCGATGTGTTTGGCAATCGAGTGCTCTACTTCGCACTGGAAGACGTGCACCAAACGCTGGATGTGACCGTCGTGACGCCGCTCAACACTCAACCGCTCGGGCCATTGCCGAGCAGCTCTCCGGCGTGGGAGCGTGTAGCCGAGCAGTTGCGCAACGACAGCCGCTTCGATATGCAGCTCTACCGGCTCGACTCGCCGTTCATTCGTCGTAACGATGAGCTGGCGGCCTTTGCGCGCAGCTGTTTCACTCCCGGCCGACCGCTGGTCGATGCCGCGCTAGCGCTCAATCAGTCGATTTACGACACCTTCGAGTACGACCCCAGCTTTACCACGTTGGCCACACCATTGAGTGAGGTGCTGGCTAACCGACGGGGGGTCTGCCAAGATTTTGCCCACCTCGCCATTGGCGCACTGCGCTCGGTGGGCTTGGCGGCACGCTATGTAAGCGGCTACTTGGAGACTCAGCCGCCACCTGGCCAACCACGACTCATTGGCGCCGATGCCTCCCACGCGTGGCTAGCCGCGTGGATTCCGGACTGGGGGTGGCTAGCGCTGGATCCAACCAACGGTACGGTAGCCGGTGAACAGCACCCAGTGCTGGCTTGGGGGCGAGATTATGCGGACGTGGCACCACTCAAAGGCGTGATGAATGGCGGCGGCGACCACCAGCTCGAGGTGGAGGTAGACGTAATGCCCCTCACGGACAACAGCGCGGCCTAAACCGCGCGTGCGAGACGATCACCGTTGAATCAATCCGTTAGTCAACCATGGCAACCACGCCAGCAGGACCAGCGTGACCAGGGTGGCCAGTAAAAAGGGCAGCAACGCTCGGAAGATTTTTAGCGGCGGTGCGCCGGTCATGGAAGAGGCAATGAACAGCCCAGCTCCCACCGGGGGCGTCAGCAAGCCCATTACCAAGGTTAAGCAGACCACCACGCCAAACTGATAAGGGCTAATCGCAAACTGGCTCTGGGCGATAGGCATCAAAATGGGCACTACCAAAATCAGCGCGGCAATCCCATCGATCACCATTCCCACTAGCAGCAGCGCCCCAATCACCAACAGCAAAAAAAGAAACGGACTACTGGTCAACGCAGCAATCCATTCAGCGGCCATTTGCGGCAGTTGCTCGTAGATCACTACCCAGCCAAACACACCCGCTGCGGCAATCAGCATGATGACAAGACCGGCATTGATCGCCGTGCGTGTGAGTACCA includes:
- a CDS encoding DUF2126 domain-containing protein, producing MTIRVALHHRTTYRFDRPVKLSPHVIRLRPAPHCRTHIDAYSLNISGDDHFLNWQQDPFGNFNARVVFPEPRKELTIAVELVAPMTVINPFDFFLDDVAQKIPFTYPDELSKELGPYLEVTEAGPRLLDWLKDVSLEPTTSVDFLVALNQRLQKDISYLVRMEPGVQSCEETLTLASGSCRDSAWLLVQILRHLGLAARFVSGYLIQLTPDVKALDGPSGTDVDFTDLHAWTEVFLPGAGWVGLDPTSGLFAGEGHIPLAATPTTGSAAAITGFSDKCEVEFDVEMRVERIHEDPRVTKPYSEQQWQRILTLGDEVDQALNQQDVRLTMGGEPTFVSIDDMESPQWNTEALGEHKRERAEALLSRLQAAYAPGSVIQQQQGKWYPGEPLPRWALACYWRKDGVPLWRDPSWLACMEGAPDVVADDTMAQRFTQALSERLGVAQRCWIPAYEDAYYYLWKEQTLPVNVDPRKADLKDDAERRRLARLLEQDLSSVVGYALPLRHSIAQSHRWESGRWPLKRDHLFLVPGDSPMGLRLPLSALPWADPEDQPQPQSLFAPRPALGDIHGEVARRNAEQHRFTSAERLGQSTHPSHSHPEGESVQQQPSAEEDREHKIIHTSLCVEPREGRLHIFLPPLTQLEHYLDLLSSIEACARELACPVMIEGYAPPRDPRLESFQITPDPGVIEVNIMPAASWQTLVAQTERLYDEARQARLGTEKFMLDGRHTGTGGGNHVTLGGITPDDSPFLRRPDLLASLVTYWQHHPSLSYLFSGLFIGPTSQAPRVDEARHEALYELEIALQQMPEGEVVQPWLVDRLLRHLLTDLTGNTHRAEFCIDKLYSPDSDSGRLGLLELRGFEMPPHARMGLMQMLLIRALVARCWKTPYRGKPVRWGSALQDRWMLPHYLWEDLNDVLSDLRHHGFDFELDWFAPFLEFRFPVHGRLHTPMLSIELRQAIEPWHVLGEEATAGGTARYVDSSVERLEVKVSGMSGDRYVVTCNGRPVPLTATGRNGEAVAGVRYRAWQPPSALHPQIPIHAPLVFDVIDTWNQRSVAGCTYYVVHPTGRSFETFPVNAFEAEARRLGRFSDSGHRHGFQAPVPERASQELPCTLDLRWSPR
- a CDS encoding alpha-E domain-containing protein — translated: MLSRVAENLYWMARYIERAEDTARLLSVNTHLMLDLPRHLPLGWAPLIEMTGTLDAFNARHTSFDERSVMHFLCADAENGSSILSALASARENLRTTRDVVPREIWEEVNQLYLSVADHAENGVSPRRRDAFLKNVIRGCQTLTGLIEGTLSHGPARTFIKLGRQLERADMTTRIVDVRSASLLPQNPEELLPFENLQWMSVLKSLTAYQMYRQQVRLRVRGPDVLRFLLQDPHLPRSIACSLETLGHELQLLPRQDRVAATVSLVRADVVDADIQALAHSPSKLHAFVDELQIGFAAIHDTLSATYFVNGDGVPRVTQRQTQSHVGDHDND
- a CDS encoding transglutaminase family protein, which encodes MNYTLRHTTRYHYSAPVTLCHSEARVLPRKTQHQQCGASELTISPMPQVQAERRDVFGNRVLYFALEDVHQTLDVTVVTPLNTQPLGPLPSSSPAWERVAEQLRNDSRFDMQLYRLDSPFIRRNDELAAFARSCFTPGRPLVDAALALNQSIYDTFEYDPSFTTLATPLSEVLANRRGVCQDFAHLAIGALRSVGLAARYVSGYLETQPPPGQPRLIGADASHAWLAAWIPDWGWLALDPTNGTVAGEQHPVLAWGRDYADVAPLKGVMNGGGDHQLEVEVDVMPLTDNSAA
- a CDS encoding circularly permuted type 2 ATP-grasp protein — encoded protein: MTAPVSPSLLGLGAAGLVEDYTNQLGKGQPGTFDAMLDRQGQLRPGWQSLLCALEALGADGRYQQHEEIQRLLAENGVIFNMHEDTQGRSWRLDPLPWVIDQVQWQALEVGLTQRTRLFNALYDDIYGPRTLFDAGLLPTQAILASPHFLLPCHGSQPSDRPSISFHGIDVIQDIDGRWRVMGDRLQAPSGTGFALENRILMARALPEMYRNAPLKRLAGFLDKYHRTLTALAYQHRDNPTIVLLTPGPGSPRYFEHAYLANYLNIDLAEGQDMVVRDSQLWLRTLGGLQPVDVVLRHCDDAYCDPLELRGDSQLGVPGLLQATRASGVAMSNALGVGVLEMAELADYLPALCQHLLGEELLLPSADASTQPASAPVFDANMQRLSPATLNLRCFVTRMPGSIATQRPQPSDYHVMPGGLAWVGSPGSPSLSSPIVKDVWVTANTPQPHVSQLRQARGPVVATRDGTDLPSRVAESLFWLGRYGERLDARARLLREALLRLMEYDQDEIADQLLDELLLALDITTLDHEGKSTKPPLVGFAQKRTALLTQFDERDAQALQPLFAQMLRNARSVREHLGDDSWRVVHQLRQRVDTFNPSLGASAARRACEGLSAQIAAFFGLCNETMPHHYGWRFMDIGRFLDRVLGLLSLLKLTLNAPHSPGLALWEVVLATTDNFTAYRRRYRSELHPEAILDLLLFDETNPRSVGYMLKRLERQMDRLPGSSSPYRNAERRLLIQANAALHLADIDRISHLADTPDAQAALEQLLDELIAPLNALSDAISHSHFSHVERPRQLVSMEPDE
- a CDS encoding circularly permuted type 2 ATP-grasp protein, encoding MSQVDWNNYACRDFYDELLAAPGKPRASADELCHMLARFSAEELAERKTAAEIAIRTMGITFTVYSEGAMIDRAWPFDIVPRIIPANEWRKTEAGLKQRVQALNLFIDDLYHEQKVVKDKVLPAEVLAQSANFRPQCVGINPPHGVWAHICGSDLVRGGDGMLYVLEDNLRIPSGVSYMLENRNVTKRVLPELFASGKILPVDDYVAQLYDMLAAMSPRPGDDPQVVVLTPGIYNSAYFEHAYLAQQMGVELVQGSDMLVDDDDVVYMRTVEGLRRVDVIYRRVDDEFLDPEAFNPHSMLGVPGLMRAWRAGNVALANAPGAGVADDKVVYAFVPELIRYYLDQEPLLPNVPSYLCMFDEDRQYVLDHLDELVVKPANESGGYGMLIGPRSTKETRDEFARLINENPRNYMAQPTLALSTTPTLANGLPQPRHVDLRPFILSGPETHVTTGGLTRVALVEGSLVVNSSQGGGSKDTWIVETDENAAGAAEQKGA